A window from Longimicrobiaceae bacterium encodes these proteins:
- a CDS encoding SET domain-containing protein-lysine N-methyltransferase, translating to MSNPYFPVRRGLSVRRSGIHGRGVYARIPIPAGTRIIEYRGERITVAEADARYPDDGRGEHHTFLFAIDDDVVVDAAFKGNLARWINHSCAPNCDVVIEDGRLWIESLRDIAPGEELAYDYNFILPTRHTAAAKRRYPCACGAAECRGTILGKKR from the coding sequence ATGAGCAACCCATACTTTCCGGTGCGGCGCGGGCTGTCCGTGCGGCGCTCCGGCATCCACGGCAGGGGCGTCTATGCGCGCATCCCCATCCCCGCCGGCACGCGCATCATCGAGTACCGCGGCGAGCGCATCACCGTGGCCGAGGCGGACGCGCGCTACCCGGACGACGGCCGCGGCGAGCACCACACCTTCCTCTTCGCCATCGACGACGACGTGGTGGTGGACGCCGCGTTCAAGGGCAACCTGGCGCGCTGGATCAACCACTCGTGCGCGCCCAACTGCGACGTGGTGATCGAGGACGGCCGCCTCTGGATCGAGAGCCTGCGCGACATCGCGCCCGGCGAGGAGCTGGCGTACGACTACAACTTCATCCTCCCCACGCGCCACACTGCCGCCGCCAAGCGGCGCTATCCCTGCGCGTGCGGAGCCGCGGAATGCCGCGGCACCATCCTCGGCAAGAAGC